Proteins from one Esox lucius isolate fEsoLuc1 chromosome 19, fEsoLuc1.pri, whole genome shotgun sequence genomic window:
- the iqub gene encoding IQ and ubiquitin-like domain-containing protein isoform X4, with the protein MGLNIFEKITWMLPWERPNTCSIESSEWYCMHAAPKTRANVNVSQLPMSEHDAETSGIKTDEQNEKEDPLYHRLTEIMKIMLMPEGHMMTMAFAIGLSIKELKCNFSNELKVPTEVIQISLSGRVIEDHRNLIELGVQPHSTVQLEMTSSDPDNHPIRPMKPRQDYNMPDVLTVRVQTDSETDTFQDVVVEVERVTHRKAFLGGYRHKATGTEYHHAAVQTIAKKKPDGGVETFSRDTQTVTVKSQSQQCTNSTSTQMTRIGCYVSNMEDKLISPGAYVTAAQYHAKRLRAVITLQTHTRRWQAKRMTDQLRADRDLRLAWMERDGCRKRREKEEQIKAEYNRRMNPESRDDFALLYSALEKWKKEELERINATLEGAERKAALCALLEQETQLIASIGRHRIAAGERNYHKAVQAFLEKCAAPKRWCAFDGKMTQMETQYTIRAKKLKELYTSINLHYFNHEERLDVLLTLKHTVKEHDCKLTQDIVELIDREADLLLRGVKKSNLEGLRKRISTLFLQYIKSPTFNPEAAKLLKVPQDPAQLRKNIYFCRSCCRHLQSTDFTLTVNARLVGQCQSCSELDSEARGRENLSHYKTILSRLRKSEAQRDKEAKITFLLQEQDLKYLVDVVWGAQSALSAWNDMHDLVMVRWERMWEWSPWNCILLTKEEAPVHDKVEDNEKAYGVVFIQNVKQKHTLAKKYFSQIPVMAKYLQDVHSQQAAHGNFLVAKPINTLTAKALPTIPQATGGEATQ; encoded by the exons ATGGGcttaaacatatttgaaa AGATCACATGGATGTTACCATGGGAGCGCCCAAACACTTGCAGCATTGAATCAAGTGAATGGTACTGTATGCATGCGGCACCAAAGACACGAG CTAACGTTAACGTTAGCCAGTTACCCATGTCCGAACATGATGCAGAAACTTCGGGGATCAAAACTGATGAGCAAAATGAAAAAGAAGACCCTTTGTACCACAGATTAACCGAAATAA TGAAGATCATGCTGATGCCAGAGGGACACATGATGACAATGGCCTTTGCCATTGGGCTCTCCATCAAAGAGTTGAAGTGTAACTTCTCAAATGAGCTAAAAGTACCAACAGAAGTCATACAAATATCTCTGAGTG GCAGAGTGATAGAGGACCACAGAAACCTGATAGAGCTGGGAGTGCAGCCTCATAGCACCGTCCAGTTGGAGATGACCTCCTCTGACCCTGACAACCACCCCATCCGTCCTATGAAGCCCCGGCAGGACTACAACATGCCTGACGTCCTCACTGTCCGAGTCCAGACAG ACTCGGAGACAGACACATTCCAGGACGTTGTGGTCGAGGTTGAGAGGGTCACCCACAGGAAGGCTTTTCTGGGGGGCTACAGGCACAAGGCCACAGGGACGGAGTACCACCACGCTGCTGTACAGACTATAGCCAAGAAAAAACCAGACGGGGGGGTGGAGACTTTCAGCCGCGACACACAG ACTGTGACGGTGAAGAGCCAGTCCCAGCAGTGCACCAACAGCACATCCACCCAGATGACCAGGATCGGCTGCTACGTATCCAACATGGAGGACAAGCTCATCTCCCCTGGGGCCTACGTCACCGCCGCCCAGTACCACGCCAAGAGACTGAGAGCT GTGATCACTCTGCAGACGCACACGCGGCGCTGGCAGGCAAAGCGGATGACTGACCAGCTGAGGGCCGACAGGGATCTGCGTCTGGCCTGGATGGAGCGAGATGGGTgtaggaagaggagggagaaagaggagcagATCAAGGCTGAGTACAACAGGAGGATGAACCCAGAGAGCAGGGATGACTTTGCACTGCTCTACAGCGCCCTGGAAA agTGGAAGAAAGAGGAGTTGGAGCGAATCAATGCCACACTGGAAGGTGCTGAGAGGAAGGCTGCTCTGTGTGCGCTACTGGAACAGGAAACGCAGCTAATTGCATCCATTGGACGCCACCGAATAGCTGCTGGGGAGAGGAATTACCACAAGGCCGTTCAGGCCTTCCTTGAAAAG TGTGCTGCCCCTAAGAGGTGGTGTGCATTTGATGGGAAGATGACCCAAATGGAAACCCAGTACACCATCAGAGCCAAGAAGCTGAAAGAGCTGTACACCAGCATCAACCTGCACTACTTCAACCACGAGGAGAGGCTGGACGTGCTGCTAACACTTAAACACACCGTCAAG GAGCATGACTGCAAACTTACCCAGGACATTGTGGAGTTGATTGACAGAGAAGCAGACCTGCTGTTGAGGGGGGTGAAGAAGTCCAATCTGGAGGGGCTAAGGAAGAGAATTTCCACCCTCTTCCTCCAGTACATCAAAAGCCCTACCTTTAACCCTGAGGCGGCCAAACTACTGAAG GTCCCCCAGGACCCAGCTCAGCTGAGGAAAAACATCTACTTCTGCCGTAGCTGTTGCCGCCATTTGCAGTCCACTGACTTTACCCTGACGGTCAATGCCCGCCTAGTGGGCCAGTGCCAAAGCTGTTCGGAGCTGGACAGCGAGGCCCGCGGCCGCGAGAACCTCTCCCACTACAAAACCATCCTCAGCAGGCTCCGCAAGTCAGAGGCCCAGAGGGACAAGGAGGCCAAGATTACCTTCCTGCTTCAG GAGCAGGATCTGAAGTACCTGGTAGATGTAGTGTGGGGGGCCCAGTCAGCACTCAGTGCGTGGAACGACATGCACGACCTGGTGATGGTGAGATGGGAGCGCATGTGGGAGTGGAGTCCCTGGAACTGCATTCTGCTCACCAAGGAAGAAGCTCCTGTTCATGACAAAGTGGAGGACAATGAGAAG GCCTACGGAGTGGTGTTTATTCAGAatgtcaaacaaaaacacacgctGGCAAAGAAGTACTTCTCCCAGATTCCAGTCATGGCCAAATACCTCCAGGACGTGCACTCACAACAGGCCGCCCACGGAAACTTCTTGGTCGCCAAGCCCATCAACACGTTGACAGCCAAGGCCCTGCCTACAATTCCACAAGCCACTGGTGGAGAGGCTACCCAGTGA